In Salmonella enterica subsp. enterica serovar Typhimurium str. LT2, a single window of DNA contains:
- the yjbA gene encoding putative inner membrane protein (similar to E. coli orf, hypothetical protein (AAC77000.1); Blastp hit to AAC77000.1 (136 aa), 87% identity in aa 1 - 136) has product MMPLSRSRLEFIATILQNVLNLGLLTLGLILVVFLGKETVHLADALFAPEQASKYELVEGLVIYFLYFEFIALIVKYFKSGLHFPLRYFVYIGITAIVRLIIVDHKTPMDVLLYSAAILLLVITLWLCNSNRLRRE; this is encoded by the coding sequence ATGATGCCATTATCGCGCTCACGTCTTGAGTTTATCGCCACGATTTTACAAAACGTACTAAATTTGGGGCTGCTTACCCTCGGTCTGATCCTGGTCGTTTTTCTCGGTAAAGAGACGGTTCATCTGGCGGATGCATTATTCGCGCCTGAGCAAGCCAGCAAATATGAACTGGTGGAAGGGCTGGTGATCTACTTTCTTTATTTCGAATTTATTGCGCTGATTGTGAAGTACTTTAAGTCTGGCCTTCACTTTCCGCTGCGCTATTTCGTGTACATTGGGATCACGGCGATTGTGCGTCTGATCATTGTCGATCATAAAACGCCAATGGATGTATTACTCTATTCGGCGGCGATCCTCCTGTTGGTTATCACGTTGTGGTTATGTAATTCGAACCGACTACGGCGAGAATAG